TCGATAATGAAAAGGCGatgaaatttacagaaactATGGAGAAAAGTATCCTCTTTTGCGGGAAAAAATCGGCACAAAGCTGATGTCAATAGATTCAAAGTTGCGGACCTCTGAAtgaagattattttttttaaatcccttCAGCATTACGAGCATATTTAATTTGGAAGTTTGCGGAACTAAATGGGAAAATGTTGCAGTTATCAAATTTACAGGAAATATAGAGAACAGCAAGCTATTTCACTTGAAAGATTGCGCATAGAGCGTCTTAATAGATCCGAAGTTATAGACTTTGAACTATTGATTACCTAACAAATCTTTCACTTTATGATTATgggtatatttattttaaaaatttccagagcgaaatagaaaaatgtagTAATGatgaaatttacagaaaatataaataatggtatgCTCTCTTAGATGGACGATTTCACACAGAGCTGCTGTCTGTAGAAATGAAGTTTCAGACCTTTAAATATTGATGATAAAAAGATCCTCGCCTTAAATATGCAGAAAAATACGCCCTTTCACATAAAAACTCCCTAAAGAGGTGCTAATAGTAGATCGGAGATTTAATTCCTCCAAAAGAAAATACACATAGCTTCAAAAGTTCTACGTCACCagatttttctgttttaaagtaatttgctacaagatttttttcttacattcaTATCTATGGTTTATCGTTAACAACGATGCCCTTTTTGCATCGatgaaacaatattttacatattttttcttaaataaagaATTCGAGGTTTATTTTGATGATATGGGCTAGTACCATTTTAGGGTTCAACGCCAAACTATGAATTGCCAAGTGATATCACAAATTGATCGTGCAAGAATGTCGGCTCTAGAGGAAGAAGATTTGTTCTAAGCGAATAAGTGTTTTTCAACGCGACATCTCCTGCATATGGAGTCACTATTTAGAGACCAACTCTCTGCAAGATAGACTCAGGAGTGCCAACAAGAGCTGCTCAACTTGCCCACACCTCGTGTCCCTTTTGTGGGAGAAAGTGTTATGTTTTGGGCTGGtataatctaatttttaacaaatcaatGGCGATTGATAGATACATCAGGGACGTTCTGAAGCCATGTGTTAGACTATAGCGAGGGGCTGTTGATGACAGGTTAATCTTCTGAACGGCCATGCTCATCCTCATGGTACTATGGTAGTAAATGACTACCTAGGAAGTGAGGGAACCAACCGTTCAGATTGGCCTCTTTTGTTGCTTAACATGAACCCTATGGAACGTGCTTGGAATATGCTTTCCAGACCTGTGAACTCTCAAAGAAATCCTCCTAAAACCATCTAGGAGTTTATTATTGCTGTTGCAGAAAAATGGCAGCACATTCCTCAAGATCTTAAAGCTATCATTGTTTAAAGCACGCAACGACGTCTTCAAGCTTGCATCGATACCAGGGATGGAAATACACGTtgttaatttctattttactTTAGaagttgtttttattgtttaaaatttaatagtgaACTAATTGTGGTAcaaacaaattgatttttaatcaaaatttattaacaaataaatgtttcattaattttttgcaccaCACAAAATGTCCAAGAATCAAGGTGATGCAAAACTTTTAAAGGtatgtatatatttaaatttttttctccgtaaaattgattattttacggagaaaaataaataaattaatatttcttatttaattttgaaaatttgaatgaaacaaTGTCGGATGGATCAAATCAAATTATCCCacatttcataaaatttattctcaacctcaaaaacaattaaaatacaacaaattcaaattaatattcgcGAAATAAATCACACACCTCAGATAATTAATCTCGATTTTCTCCACGTTCCACCCGTTTAAAGTCCCCAGCAAAGTCAGCCTTTCACAGTGATTCATCAGCAGAATCACTGAGTCGCTACTCAACTGCCTAGCTAAAGACAGCCATAGCTCCTCTAGCTGCCTCAGCTTCTGAGCTTTACACAACCTCTTCACATCGGCGTCCGTTAGCCCTATATCGTGCGATATTGCTACCCTTCGAAGTTGGGCGCAGTTTTCCAGCAACTCTATCACTAAGTCTTTTTTCACATCACAGTCAATCAGCTCTAGAACTCTGAGATTGCGCAAGTAGAGATCAGAGCCATATAAATGGCAGGATTTCATTGATAAATACTCAAGGGCTATGCTGATTGTATTGAGGTCTAGGGATAGGTTTTTGGCctctaatattaataaagtgaGCTTTCTTGTGATTTTCAACGGGGATTTGCAGTTGTGAATGTGAGATATTCTTAGCTTTTTTAGAGAGCTCAGTTCTTGGACTAGTACATCCAGAGAATCTTCTAGAGGGTCTTCCAAAGAAAGCTCCTGAAGCTCTGGGCAAATGCTAATAATAGCAAGCATTCGCTCTGTGTTAGTATCACTATCACTAACGCACTTAAGCTTAGTTGCTGCTCTCAGCTGCAGCAATGCTTGAGCAGTTCCCTGGTAATTTCTAACTTCCCGCAAGTGTGGCAACCGCATTAGGATTTCTGATAGGGTTTGAACATTGCAAGATGCTCCAAGAACCAGTATCTGAAGAGATTTGTTTGTGAGGCACTTCCAGCCCTCCTGGGAGACGCATATGCTGCCGCTAATGTCCAGAAGCTCCAGATTTTGCAGGGTCTTTATTTCCTGCATCAGCAGGTCAGTAGCAAAATTAGGGATGATGAGGGATCTCAATAAGGGACACTTACTAATCAGGCTACGCAGGGATGGCTCCgaaatctaagaaaaaaattgtttgtttgtttgtgATTCTCAATAAAATTCCCCATTAACAATGAACAATCAATCATCGATAATAAACACTGTGGGGATTAATTTAGTTGTTATAATAGATTAATGGAAGgttcgtgtttttttttactatcaaGCGTTACCTGAGCTTCAGTTAGATTCAGATAGCAAACATTTTCCAAGCAATCTGCAAACTTCTCGTGGAACTTTGAGGACAAATTCCTGAAATCGAACTTTGGACAAGACGTCTGGAAAGCACAGAAACTGACCCACTTGCTGGTGGAATTTAACTGTGTCAAGTCCAAAATATCCAAGATAAGCTCTTCCTTTAACGTGCGAGGCAATCTGCTCAAATGCACTCTAAGACCCTCGATGCACTTATTTCCCGAGCACCTGATGATGTCCAAAGTGAGGGCGATAACCAGTTTCGAGCATAAAACACGTAAATTTTCAACAGGTTTCTTGGGAGACATGTTGATTGTGTCCCGCAAAAAAAGACAGAGATTTAGTCCGCGGGAatttgacttttatttttagacaGAGTAATGGCAAAATGCCAAGATACATATATTCCagtttattgctttattattAATACTCATGCCAGTTGGGTTTGTCGGGATTTTCTGTTTGTTAATGCGGACTGAGTGTGTTCAGAAGTTTGTTTActcatttaatttcaaaataatgatcTGTTCGCGCCCCTTTTTGAGCCTCATTAATAATCTCCAATAGCCTCAATTTATGTATGATTTGTCTTCTACGTGGTACCATCTATCAGCACTTTGAACTAACACTCTAAGTTATTCAGGGGTTCccaaaggaaattttaatagcGTACCATTCTCACTTACATCTTGCTTCTATATATGGCGCCGTAGAGTTACCAACAATAACACCTAGGGATacagaaaatgttaaaatggtATCGTAAATAACCCGAGCTAACGCGAATTAACCTAAATTGAgagtttttttacagttttaattaaagatgatcAAATTACTGATACATATAAAAGGAACTATAATTTTCGAACATGGACACATAGACAATCAGATTTAAGATTTCTTGacatcaaaatttgaaattttctggattttATCGTAAGCTTTGTTGTTTGGGAGGTCTTTTGCTTTGAATCCACTTCGAAGATAATTAGTCAAAATTAGGTTAATTTAGTAGTCCGATTCCATTTTCCTTCGCCATAGTACGGTTCAGACAGTTTGGCAACGTTgcaactttcattttttttattataacaatttaaataaacttctaACCTCAACTTCTTTTTTCCTCCGTTGATTTGATTTTGCTATTTGTTAACAGATTAAGGGCTTGTCTTCCTTCAAGGTTTCAAATTGTGGGAAATTGAGTTAAATATCACACAAAACCGTCTAAATCATTGATATTCTGTTaggtaaatttgtttattaccTAGTTACACCGTTATCTTGATGGTTAACCAAATATTTGCAAATGATATGATTTTGTGTTTGTCACTGTCCTTTTACTACAGCTGCCCGTACTAAAGTAGGTAGTATTAGAGTACTAAAGACTTTGTGATAGAAACAATATGTCTACAAAGGTATGTGTGGTTTTggcatttctataaaaatataaaataaagcatTGTGACCTTtctttccatatttttttgcttcttgAGAAACATTTCTTTTACAGCTAGATAAAATCGTGAAAACCTATAAATCCCTTGCTCAAATACCAAGCCTGATTGGTGCTCAAATCCAATCAGAAAATGTCATCCATACAACATGGTTGcagagaaatattgaaaaaggCTCAATGGCAAAATTTAGCCAAACAATATTGCTAAACAATAATCTAAAGAGCATTGAAAGTACTTTGCCTGTAGATGTAAGCTCAGAGTaagttattttgatttaaagccataataatgttttgttaAGCATGCCagggacaaaaaagtttctccTGGTGAAGTTGAATGAAACGTTAAATTTTGATGGTGAATGGAAACATGTAATAATCTGTAATTAATAGAGTTCTGTCAAAAGTGTCTGGGTCCCAGAAACTGAAAGCTGTGCTAAGGGAAAGCGACTCGAAACACTATCtggaaatatggaaaaatagCAATTTAGTTAGGGTTGTTGATTTGGCAGCATTAGATGTGCATGGCAATGTTTATGCTGATGGTAACTCTACTATTTAATACTTAAaaggcaaaataaaaattggtgaATGTTCTTAGTTGAGTTTTCATCATTTGAATTCTCACCTGATGAAACAAAACTGCTGTATGTggctgagaaaaaaaacccTAAAAGTGAGCCATTTTATAAGAGGAAGAAACCAGAGGAGCCTAAAGATGGTGAAAATGCCACAAAGCCTGCTGTCAAGGTATCCAAGGATTTTTCGAGTAATTTGATTAATCAAATAtccatatattaaattatatttaataggGTGAAGAGTATCTCTTTGAGCAAGACTGGGGTGAACAATTAGTGGCCAAAAAGAAATCAATCTTGATCCAATATGACATTGAGAATGACTCAGTAGAAATCCTCAAAGGATTGCCAGATAACATTTGTGTAGCCCAACCTCAATATTCCCCAGATGGCACTTATATCATTGGTGTTGCTTATTTCATTGAGCCCAGAAAACTTGGTCTGATTTATTGCACTAATAGGCCAAGTACTTTGTTTCAGTTagattttgaaggaaattttggTTAGTCACAGATATTTGATTTAGTGAATATGAAAAGAAATTCTTTTAGTGGAGttgcaatttcaaaataagGCAGTAAAATCGCCGAGATTCACTCCAGATGGTGGTAGTGTCATTTGGTTGCAAAGAGAGGCTGGAGGTCCCCATATGTCCTGCATGCAGCTTGCTAAAGTTGCAGTACCTTTCACTGCTAAAGTTTGTttggcaaaaaagtcgcttaagACTTATTCTTATTTTGGGGATTTTAGTCAGAAGCGGAAGTTGTGGTTGATACAattcaattgaaaaaagaaattgcagGCAACAAGAccttttttggtatttacaATACTGGGTTTCCCAAAAGGCTTTGGGCAAGCAAAAATGAGATTTTCCTCAATACCAATCAAAAGTATACTCTGAACTGCTATCTCATTAATATTGGTAATgtctagaaaataaatattgactATGACGTGATTTTGGCGAAAAACCATTCATGTCGCAAATAAATTGTTAGTCGCATAAGTAAATGATGGTCATTTAAAAGAACCTCGCAGTGGATGTCGTAGTCAATACTAATTTCCAGGAATATATACCATTGAAAATTAAAGcgcaaataaatattaatatttattgtctTAAACAGATTCGggtaatattaaagaaattgaattcGATTCTGGAAGTCAGCAAATTTTGGATGTTAAAGGGGATATGGTATTGGCTTTAAGGCGTAATTTCCTAGTCCCCGATAGAGTTGTCTGTGGAAAGTTAATTAACGGACAAATATCAGAATGGTCAGAAATAACTTCCAAAGTGGAAGTGCCAGAAATACAGGATAGTAGTTATGAATATCTGGATTTGGTAGCCCCTAATGGTGCTTTCAGTATGTGGCTTATTTAAATGGGTATTTGTtgtgatttgatttttttgcatttatagCTGATTTTAATGCTATTTATTTGGGTCCAAGTTCTGGAAGTGTTAAAACTGTGCCTTTAATAGTGTGGCCTCATGGTGGCCCTCACGCAGCCTTTGCTAATTATTACTTCTTAGAAGAAGCGCTTTTCTTATCGCTAGGTAAGGTTTTTCTATCTCTTTAAAATGACGACTGAAGTGTTCTTTATCACTATGTAGGATACGCAATTCTGCTTGTAAACTATAGAGGCTCTATTGGGTCAGGGAATGAATCAATTAAGTATTTAGAGGGTAAAGTTGGGAGTGCAGATGTACGGGACTGCATTCAGGCCGTTGATTCTGTCCTTAAAGGACGACCTTGGATCAATCCTGATCaggtaaaaaaatctcttaaaaaaacttggaaaatAACATTGTGTTTAGTTGTCCCTGTGTGGAGGCTCCCATGGTGGTTTTTTAGTCGCTCATTTAAGCGGTCAGTACCCTGACAGGTTTAAGTCTGTAGTCGCCAGAAACCCGGTATTCGATATCGCCTCCATGAGCATTATTTCCGATATTCCCGACTGGtgagctttttttaaaatatcgaacaaaataaaaattctggtCAGCAGGTGTTATGCAGTAACGGGGCTGGCCTATACTCAAAAGGGCGAAATCGACAATGAAACGTTGTTAAAAATGCGTGAAGCGTCTCCGATAGTTCATGCTCATAAGGTGAAGGCGCCCACTCTTCTTCAAATTGGATCCAAGGATTTGCGGGTGCCCCCTCATCAAggaaatgaatattttctaaGATTGAAGGCTAATGGAGTGAAAGTTAGGTGGGTTTTGCTCGTTTTATTGGTGGGGGTTTTATTGATATCTTTCTTTAGAATGAATCTGTATGAAGACAATCATCCCTTGGGCTCCGTTCCCAACGAAATGGATAATGTTATCAATACAGTACTTTGGATAGAAGAACATTTGGGGCGGATGTGATGAATGTATTCATGTTTTTTTACCTTAAATGTAGTGctatgcaataaaaaattgtttccatTGTCTATGTTACTCggtctttaatttttaattaagattttacCATGATTTGTTTCGATTCATATCTAAAATGAGTTAAAGGATTCCTCGAAGTACAGTATTTTTAAGTCTTTAAGCGAAGTTCCCCTACATCATTTTCATCTTTAGTCTGATATAACATCTAATCGACCTTCCCCTAAAATTCATCAGAATTCCGCACTGCTAGGATCCCCCATCTATCTCACTTTCACTTGCTTAAAACAGATGAAACATCTATATTCGCTTTACTCCCAACTTCTCCCTCCAATAATGACCCCATAATCATTTCACAGCTGTTTTTGACGTTTATTTGTTATGAATGGTGAATgcaaatatttcctttaatttttcccaataataattata
This DNA window, taken from Euwallacea similis isolate ESF13 chromosome 5, ESF131.1, whole genome shotgun sequence, encodes the following:
- the LOC136408849 gene encoding F-box/LRR-repeat protein 2-like; its protein translation is MSPKKPVENLRVLCSKLVIALTLDIIRCSGNKCIEGLRVHLSRLPRTLKEELILDILDLTQLNSTSKWVSFCAFQTSCPKFDFRNLSSKFHEKFADCLENVCYLNLTEAQISEPSLRSLISKCPLLRSLIIPNFATDLLMQEIKTLQNLELLDISGSICVSQEGWKCLTNKSLQILVLGASCNVQTLSEILMRLPHLREVRNYQGTAQALLQLRAATKLKCVSDSDTNTERMLAIISICPELQELSLEDPLEDSLDVLVQELSSLKKLRISHIHNCKSPLKITRKLTLLILEAKNLSLDLNTISIALEYLSMKSCHLYGSDLYLRNLRVLELIDCDVKKDLVIELLENCAQLRRVAISHDIGLTDADVKRLCKAQKLRQLEELWLSLARQLSSDSVILLMNHCERLTLLGTLNGWNVEKIEINYLRCVIYFANINLNLLYFNCF
- the LOC136408933 gene encoding acylamino-acid-releasing enzyme-like isoform X2, translated to MSTKLDKIVKTYKSLAQIPSLIGAQIQSENVIHTTWLQRNIEKGSMAKFSQTILLNNNLKSIESTLPVDVSSEVLSKVSGSQKLKAVLRESDSKHYLEIWKNSNLVRVVDLAALDVHGNVYADVEFSSFEFSPDETKLLYVAEKKNPKSEPFYKRKKPEEPKDGENATKPAVKGEEYLFEQDWGEQLVAKKKSILIQYDIENDSVEILKGLPDNICVAQPQYSPDGTYIIGVAYFIEPRKLGLIYCTNRPSTLFQLDFEGNFVELQFQNKAVKSPRFTPDGGSVIWLQREAGGPHMSCMQLAKVAVPFTAKSEAEVVVDTIQLKKEIAGNKTFFGIYNTGFPKRLWASKNEIFLNTNQKYTLNCYLINIDSGNIKEIEFDSGSQQILDVKGDMVLALRRNFLVPDRVVCGKLINGQISEWSEITSKVEVPEIQDSSYEYLDLVAPNGAFTDFNAIYLGPSSGSVKTVPLIVWPHGGPHAAFANYYFLEEALFLSLGYAILLVNYRGSIGSGNESIKYLEGKVGSADVRDCIQAVDSVLKGRPWINPDQLSLCGGSHGGFLVAHLSGQYPDRFKSVVARNPVFDIASMSIISDIPDWCYAVTGLAYTQKGEIDNETLLKMREASPIVHAHKVKAPTLLQIGSKDLRVPPHQGNEYFLRLKANGVKVRMNLYEDNHPLGSVPNEMDNVINTVLWIEEHLGRM
- the LOC136408933 gene encoding acylamino-acid-releasing enzyme-like isoform X1; this encodes MSTKLDKIVKTYKSLAQIPSLIGAQIQSENVIHTTWLQRNIEKGSMAKFSQTILLNNNLKSIESTLPVDVSSEVLSKVSGSQKLKAVLRESDSKHYLEIWKNSNLVRVVDLAALDVHGNVYADVEFSSFEFSPDETKLLYVAEKKNPKSEPFYKRKKPEEPKDGENATKPAVKGEEYLFEQDWGEQLVAKKKSILIQYDIENDSVEILKGLPDNICVAQPQYSPDGTYIIGVAYFIEPRKLGLIYCTNRPSTLFQLDFEGNFVELQFQNKAVKSPRFTPDGGSVIWLQREAGGPHMSCMQLAKVAVPFTAKSEAEVVVDTIQLKKEIAGNKTFFGIYNTGFPKRLWASKNEIFLNTNQKYTLNCYLINIDSGNIKEIEFDSGSQQILDVKGDMVLALRRNFLVPDRVVCGKLINGQISEWSEITSKVEVPEIQDSSYEYLDLVAPNGAFTDFNAIYLGPSSGSVKTVPLIVWPHGGPHAAFANYYFLEEALFLSLGYAILLVNYRGSIGSGNESIKYLEGKVGSADVRDCIQAVDSVLKGRPWINPDQLSLCGGSHGGFLVAHLSGQYPDRFKSVVARNPVFDIASMSIISDIPDCRCYAVTGLAYTQKGEIDNETLLKMREASPIVHAHKVKAPTLLQIGSKDLRVPPHQGNEYFLRLKANGVKVRMNLYEDNHPLGSVPNEMDNVINTVLWIEEHLGRM